A single genomic interval of Spirosoma linguale DSM 74 harbors:
- a CDS encoding NAD-dependent epimerase/dehydratase (PFAM: NAD-dependent epimerase/dehydratase; Male sterility domain~KEGG: msl:Msil_2129 NAD-dependent epimerase/dehydratase): protein MSIRKIALVVGASGITGSTLAHELINQGWLTYGLARNPNHEITDLQPVAADLLRPDSLQTALSTINPTHVFFTSWMRNETEAENIRVNSTMVRNLLDALAPKKSVQHVALVTGLKHYLGPFDAYAKDGFLPETPLREEHPRLDIENFYYAQEDEVYAAAARDGFTWSIHRPHTVIGKAVGNMMNMGSTLAVYATLCQASGRPFRWPGSKAQWEGLSDVTDARVLAKHLIWAATTEAAQNEAFNIVNGDVFRWSWLWKRIADWFGIEAVGFDGTVHPLEEELANDGPLWQQIAEKQQLVEHNLNRVASAWHTDLDLGRPIEVMTDMSKSRKLGFLVFQRTDESFFDLFEQLRADRIIPANGEIRQPELV, encoded by the coding sequence ATGAGTATACGTAAAATTGCCCTCGTGGTTGGTGCCAGCGGAATTACCGGTAGTACTCTTGCCCACGAGCTAATCAATCAGGGATGGTTGACCTACGGACTAGCGCGGAACCCCAACCATGAAATCACCGATTTGCAGCCCGTAGCCGCCGATTTGTTACGCCCGGATAGCCTGCAGACGGCGCTATCGACGATTAACCCAACTCATGTGTTTTTTACGAGCTGGATGCGTAACGAGACAGAAGCCGAAAACATTCGGGTAAACAGCACCATGGTCCGTAATCTGCTGGACGCCTTAGCACCTAAAAAGTCGGTGCAGCACGTGGCGCTGGTTACCGGCCTGAAGCATTATTTAGGGCCTTTCGATGCCTATGCTAAGGATGGCTTTTTGCCGGAAACCCCCTTGCGGGAAGAGCACCCTCGCCTTGACATCGAGAACTTCTACTACGCCCAGGAGGATGAAGTATATGCCGCTGCCGCCCGGGATGGCTTCACCTGGAGCATCCATCGCCCGCATACCGTTATCGGGAAAGCCGTTGGAAACATGATGAACATGGGAAGCACCCTGGCCGTTTATGCTACCCTGTGCCAGGCCAGTGGACGGCCCTTTCGCTGGCCTGGTTCCAAAGCCCAGTGGGAAGGTCTTTCGGATGTGACCGACGCCCGTGTACTGGCCAAACACCTGATCTGGGCCGCTACCACCGAAGCTGCCCAAAATGAAGCCTTTAACATAGTGAACGGAGATGTGTTCCGCTGGAGCTGGTTATGGAAGCGAATTGCCGACTGGTTCGGTATAGAAGCCGTTGGCTTCGACGGCACCGTTCATCCGCTAGAAGAGGAACTGGCAAACGATGGTCCACTTTGGCAGCAAATCGCCGAAAAGCAGCAGTTGGTTGAACACAACCTAAACCGGGTGGCGTCTGCCTGGCATACGGATCTTGACCTGGGGAGACCCATTGAGGTAATGACCGACATGTCGAAAAGTCGTAAACTTGGTTTCCTGGTCTTTCAGCGAACAGATGAGTCGTTCTTTGACCTTTTTGAACAACTACGGGCTGATCGCATAATTCCCGCCAATGGCGAAATCCGCCAGCCTGAACTCGTTTAG